The bacterium sequence TCTTTTTGCTTCGTGCGGCGGTGGCGGTGACTCTGCCACCTCTCCCAATGATGGATCACCCCAAACAAGCATTGTTCACGGCCGTGTATCCGATAAAAAAAACAACCGACTCGCCGGTGTAACTATCACACTTTCAGGCAACGGAATCACGAAAACTGCCATATCGGATTCTACCGGTGAATTCTCGATTCAGGATGTCCCCGACGGAACCTATACGGTCACTCCCTCTCAAGGTTCGAACGTTTTCGAGCCCTCAAATATGACAATAACCGTCAGGGGAGCCGATGTGGGTGGCTGTAATTTCTTTCTTGGAGAGGCTGGCCTGACCAATAATGGAGCCGGAACCGCCTGTGAAGGTACTCTTTCGGTTTCGGGCAGAGTTATTGACTATCAGGGTAAAAATTTTGGCGGTGTGCAGGTATTGCTTACATTGAACTGGAACACGGTTCTTCAGGCGACAACCGATTCTCAGGGACATTATACATTTATCAATATCAGAAAAGAGTATTACCGTTTGAAAGTGCCGATAGAAGGATACTATCAGGAAAACGAATATATGATAACGGATTTTCAGGATACCGTGAACCTTGTCCTCGATGATATTGTCGAATACCCATCGAACATCATGTACGATGTCTCCGGTCGGATACTGTACGAGTCATCGAATAAAGGAGTATCGGGAATTACTCTCTGGCTTTTACAGCCTCCGGATAATATCATCGTCGCAGAGGACGTTACCGATACGGATGGCACGTATTTTTTTCATGACATCAAAGCAGGTTCTTATGTCGTGGAAACGGTAAAACCTTTCTGTTCGATAGATCCTGACAAACAGTCGGTAACCGTGAAAAACGCGAATGTCACGAATATCAATTTCATCGCAAAGGAAAATGATGTTCGAATCAATACGATTTACGGCACGATCACCGATGACCGGGGTAACGGTGTCGGCTCGGTACAGGTGTGGCTCGTATACGAGGACGGCTCCAGTGTTTATGTTCTCTCCGATACATCGGGTAACTACAAATTTACCGATATGCCGGATGGGGCTTACACGGTAGTGCCCGCGTTGGCCGGTTATGTCTTTACTCCCGGGCAGATCGGTGTAACCGTATCAGGAGGTTCCTCCAAATCCGGAATCGACTTTACCGTGGTGAAGGAAAGCGGAGCAATCGTTGCGAGTGTCACAGGTCGGGTTGTTGACTCTGACGGTAACGGTATTCCGGGAGTGATAAGCGCCTATTTTTCGGAGAATGAGTATCGCACGTCAACTGCGGACAGTAACGGTAACTATACGATCACAGCCCTTACCGCAGGCGAATGGTGGATTATTCCCGAAATGAAAGGATATATGTTCGAACCCGACCATCGGGCGGTAATTGTCACCGAATCGAAAACGTACACCGTTGATAATTTTGTAGCCACAAAAACCGAGGTCATAAATACATACACGGTCAGCGGCACTATCCGGGATTCGAAGGGGACCGCTATTTCAAATGTAACCGTACGGCTTTCCGGCTCGGGCAAATCGCTGGATGCGGCCACGGATTCAAAGGGAGTGTACTCATTCACGTCAATTCCGAACGGAACATACACTGTCATGCCCACATTGGCAGGATATATATTCAATCCTTCGCAGACCGAAATAACTACCTCCGGCACCGATAAAGGCGGTGTCGATTTCACCGGGACAAAGGAAAGCGTTTCCATCACGGCAACCGTAACAGGCAAGGTCGTGGATTCCTCGGGGAACGGTGTGCAGGGAGTCCTCATAACCGCCTCATTGTCGGGAACGAGCTCACAGACCGCGACAACCGCAGCAGACGGAGGATTCACCCTGTCGTCCCTGACAGCAGGCAACTGGCGTTTGATACCGCAGAAGGACGGGTATTCCTTATCACCGACCGAGCGAACGGTGTCGGTCACCGAATCGAAAACGTACACGGTCGATATCTTTGTTGCCACGAAAACCGAGGTCATAAATACATACACGGTCAGCGGAACTGTCCGGGACTCGAAGGGGACCGCGATCTCTGATGTTACCGTGCGTCTTTCCGGCTCGGGGAAAACGGTCGACGCAACAACGGATGCGAACGGGAAATATTCGTTCAAGTCAATACAGAATGGCTCGTATACAATCACGCCCATTATGACCGGTTTTACCTTCAATCCACAACAGAGCAGTGTGACAGTCTCCGGCGCCGATAAAGGCGGCGTCGATTTCACCGGAACAAAGGAAAGCGGGGAGATCGCCGCGACTATCACAGGCAGGGTTGTGGACACTTCGGGAAAAGGAGTCGAAGATATTCCAGTTCACGCTGAAAGCTCCCAGGGTGCCGTAGCAGATACGAATACCGATGCAAACGGTTCTTTCGCCCTTTCGGGAATCGCAGCCGGGGACTGGAATGTTGGTGCTGACTCTGACCGTTTTGAATTTTACCCGCTTTATGTCAAGATTGAAATCACTGAATCGAAAACATACTCGGCCGGTACGTTTAAAGAGGGAGAGTATTGTGTTGAGGGATATACCGTCAATGAACAGGGATATGGTATGTCCGGAGTTACTGTCCGGCTCTCCAGCTCGGGTAATACTCTTGAAAAACAGACAATCAATTATGAAGATTTTCAGGTATAT is a genomic window containing:
- a CDS encoding carboxypeptidase regulatory-like domain-containing protein, whose product is MKNTDFPRNSGIWVLFLIILSSLLFASCGGGGDSATSPNDGSPQTSIVHGRVSDKKNNRLAGVTITLSGNGITKTAISDSTGEFSIQDVPDGTYTVTPSQGSNVFEPSNMTITVRGADVGGCNFFLGEAGLTNNGAGTACEGTLSVSGRVIDYQGKNFGGVQVLLTLNWNTVLQATTDSQGHYTFINIRKEYYRLKVPIEGYYQENEYMITDFQDTVNLVLDDIVEYPSNIMYDVSGRILYESSNKGVSGITLWLLQPPDNIIVAEDVTDTDGTYFFHDIKAGSYVVETVKPFCSIDPDKQSVTVKNANVTNINFIAKENDVRINTIYGTITDDRGNGVGSVQVWLVYEDGSSVYVLSDTSGNYKFTDMPDGAYTVVPALAGYVFTPGQIGVTVSGGSSKSGIDFTVVKESGAIVASVTGRVVDSDGNGIPGVISAYFSENEYRTSTADSNGNYTITALTAGEWWIIPEMKGYMFEPDHRAVIVTESKTYTVDNFVATKTEVINTYTVSGTIRDSKGTAISNVTVRLSGSGKSLDAATDSKGVYSFTSIPNGTYTVMPTLAGYIFNPSQTEITTSGTDKGGVDFTGTKESVSITATVTGKVVDSSGNGVQGVLITASLSGTSSQTATTAADGGFTLSSLTAGNWRLIPQKDGYSLSPTERTVSVTESKTYTVDIFVATKTEVINTYTVSGTVRDSKGTAISDVTVRLSGSGKTVDATTDANGKYSFKSIQNGSYTITPIMTGFTFNPQQSSVTVSGADKGGVDFTGTKESGEIAATITGRVVDTSGKGVEDIPVHAESSQGAVADTNTDANGSFALSGIAAGDWNVGADSDRFEFYPLYVKIEITESKTYSAGTFKEGEYCVEGYTVNEQGYGMSGVTVRLSSSGNTLEKQTINYEDFQVYGVFIFEVLPGTYTVTASLSGYTFRPESYTVSISNESSLLNIFIATKDGEKPKWAGTHKYLPLAEGNTWVYECKSKGLLTGSESVEETTSRVVGMEILESLYENSQSLFREFWKVEGKHSGEDNLRIEDDNLYRFYQGALVLKPIPGRSSHARTALAVQEDMPNIKFNASPGEYWTVYDKDWGEFREWIICAYIGEETMGVPAGTFSRCKHYQYTQMIQDKNDEKPNSISESHIYFAPDVGKV